One genomic region from Ardenticatena maritima encodes:
- a CDS encoding ATP-binding protein, producing MQAPPEHLGSFYLGAEYDLDAERLLDRPLLYDARDLTTHAVCVGMTGSGKTGLCIVLLEEAALDKVPAIIIDPKGDMTNLLLQFEELRPEDFRPWVNVDDARRKGLSVEEYAEKIAAQWREGLAEWGISPERMRLLKESVEYTIYTPGSEAATPINILGSLAAPGLDFDTHAETLRERISGTVAALLSLAGIQADPVKSREAILLATIFEHFWRQQEDLDLAKLILSIQNPPVRQLGVFDVDTFFPEKDRFELAMAFNSLMAAPAFQAWLKGDPLDVDHLFFTPEGKPRHSIFYIAHLSDAERMFFVTLLLESVVTWMRRQSGTTSLRALLYFDEVFGFFPPVAEPPSKRPLLTLLKQARAFGLGTILVTQNPVDIDYKGLTNAGTWFIGKLQAERDKDRVLQGLKGALAEAGQQVDVDYDEIITRLRTRVFLLHNVHDDGPKVFHTRWAMSYLRGPLTRPQLQQLQPKANTRAAAPPPSAEHAQPAPAPRASAPPAAAPPQPETPDAPPGYQPVRPPVPPDVAQGFVPVARAIEEARALLMGRLDATATVGDAVLVYEPVLLAAADVHFVNTRYDMDESESLVLALAADAEMRTPDWEAAEQLALSPQDIALEPETPPQARGVFFAPLPAWATDSKVFRKAQKALADWLYRSRRRTLLRHAGLKLTQHPDEDERAFRIRLQQAAREARDAEIDALRKKYEKQFDRLEKRLRREEQELAEDEAEYEARKREEMIGLGETVLGLFLGRRRSSGLSSAARKRRMTAKAKADIEESRQEIAALQAELADLEEELQAAVADITARWEAALDDVEEVEVKPRRTDVQVEQVMLGWLPFWAFAVERDGRVAYRTVPAYRVGEEA from the coding sequence ATGCAAGCCCCCCCGGAACATCTTGGTTCGTTCTATCTCGGCGCTGAATACGACCTCGATGCTGAACGCCTGCTCGACCGCCCCCTTCTCTACGACGCCCGCGATTTGACCACGCATGCCGTCTGTGTCGGCATGACGGGAAGCGGCAAGACCGGCTTGTGTATTGTTTTGCTGGAAGAAGCCGCACTGGACAAGGTGCCCGCGATCATCATTGACCCCAAAGGCGACATGACAAATTTGCTGTTGCAGTTCGAGGAACTGCGCCCCGAAGATTTCCGCCCCTGGGTGAATGTTGATGACGCCCGACGAAAAGGGCTCAGCGTCGAGGAATACGCTGAGAAGATTGCCGCGCAATGGCGTGAAGGGCTTGCCGAATGGGGCATTTCTCCCGAGCGCATGCGCTTGCTCAAAGAAAGCGTGGAATACACGATTTACACCCCCGGCTCGGAAGCCGCCACCCCCATCAACATTTTGGGAAGCCTGGCTGCGCCTGGACTCGATTTTGACACGCACGCGGAAACCCTGCGCGAACGCATTTCGGGCACGGTGGCGGCGCTGCTCAGCCTGGCCGGTATTCAAGCCGACCCCGTCAAGAGCCGCGAAGCGATTTTGCTGGCGACGATTTTTGAACACTTTTGGCGTCAGCAAGAAGACCTCGACCTGGCGAAACTGATTTTGAGTATTCAGAATCCGCCTGTGCGCCAGTTGGGCGTTTTCGATGTGGATACCTTCTTCCCGGAGAAAGACCGCTTTGAGTTGGCGATGGCGTTCAACAGCCTCATGGCGGCGCCTGCTTTTCAAGCCTGGCTCAAAGGCGACCCCCTCGATGTGGACCACCTTTTCTTTACGCCCGAAGGCAAACCACGCCACAGCATTTTTTACATTGCGCACCTCTCGGATGCGGAGCGAATGTTCTTCGTCACGTTGTTGCTGGAAAGTGTCGTGACATGGATGCGCCGCCAGAGTGGGACCACCAGTTTGCGGGCATTGCTCTATTTCGATGAAGTCTTTGGCTTTTTCCCGCCGGTTGCCGAACCGCCTTCCAAACGCCCCTTGCTGACCTTGCTCAAACAGGCGCGCGCGTTTGGGTTGGGCACCATTCTGGTGACGCAAAACCCCGTGGATATTGACTACAAGGGGCTGACCAACGCCGGTACCTGGTTCATCGGCAAACTGCAAGCCGAACGCGACAAGGATCGGGTGCTGCAAGGGCTGAAAGGCGCGCTGGCTGAAGCCGGCCAACAGGTGGACGTGGATTACGATGAGATCATTACGCGGTTGCGCACGCGCGTTTTCTTGCTCCACAATGTGCATGATGACGGTCCCAAAGTCTTTCACACCCGCTGGGCGATGAGTTATCTCCGCGGTCCGCTGACACGGCCGCAATTGCAGCAGTTGCAGCCCAAAGCCAACACCCGCGCCGCGGCGCCCCCGCCGTCTGCTGAACATGCCCAGCCTGCACCGGCACCGCGCGCCAGTGCGCCGCCAGCCGCCGCACCGCCGCAGCCCGAAACGCCCGATGCGCCCCCAGGCTACCAGCCCGTTCGCCCACCTGTTCCCCCAGACGTGGCGCAGGGGTTTGTGCCGGTGGCGCGTGCGATTGAGGAAGCGCGGGCGTTGCTCATGGGGCGGCTTGATGCAACGGCGACGGTCGGCGATGCCGTGCTGGTGTACGAACCGGTCTTGTTGGCGGCCGCCGACGTGCATTTTGTGAATACGCGGTACGACATGGATGAAAGCGAGTCGCTGGTGCTGGCGCTTGCGGCTGATGCCGAGATGCGCACACCGGATTGGGAAGCGGCGGAGCAATTGGCGCTCTCGCCGCAGGATATCGCCCTGGAACCCGAAACGCCGCCACAGGCGCGGGGCGTCTTTTTCGCGCCCTTGCCGGCATGGGCAACCGATAGCAAAGTGTTCAGGAAGGCGCAGAAGGCGCTCGCCGACTGGCTCTATCGCTCGCGTCGGCGCACGTTGTTGCGCCATGCGGGGTTGAAACTCACCCAACACCCCGATGAAGATGAACGCGCGTTCCGCATTCGCTTGCAACAGGCCGCCCGTGAAGCGCGCGACGCCGAAATTGACGCTTTGCGCAAGAAGTACGAAAAACAATTCGACCGCCTGGAAAAGCGCCTGCGACGTGAAGAACAGGAACTGGCGGAAGACGAAGCCGAATACGAAGCCCGCAAGCGCGAGGAGATGATTGGCCTGGGTGAGACTGTGCTGGGCTTGTTCCTGGGGCGTCGCCGTTCGAGCGGATTGAGCAGCGCCGCACGCAAACGGCGCATGACGGCGAAGGCCAAGGCGGATATCGAGGAATCGCGCCAGGAGATAGCGGCATTGCAGGCCGAACTGGCTGACCTGGAAGAGGAATTGCAAGCGGCGGTGGCGGATATCACGGCGCGCTGGGAGGCGGCGCTGGATGACGTTGAAGAGGTGGAAGTCAAGCCGCGCCGCACCGATGTGCAGGTGGAGCAGGTGATGTTGGGCTGGCTGCCGTTTTGGGCGTTTGCGGTTGAACGGGATGGGCGTGTCGCCTACCGCACGGTGCCGGCCTATCGTGTTGGGGAAGAGGCGTGA
- a CDS encoding carbohydrate ABC transporter permease, with protein sequence MAEQIQAMEQSPVRKVRNRRKGRTNWWHLFIYIVLIAGAIAAVLPFYWMVATSLMTLGETIQKAWWPDVPQWQNYVEAWTEAKFSKYFLNSVLMTATTMTGVLVTSTLAGYAFARMKFPGRDLIFGILLSTMMIPESVVMIPNFLIVRGDIFPLPFGPSWLNSLQGLSVPFMANAFSIFLLRQFFIQIPHELWDAARIDGAGHIRFLLQIVLPMSKAPLMTVALFSFIGSWNAFLWPLLVTTTDRWRPLMVGLWTFVTEAGPETHLLMAGAVITIIPILVLYFLTQKQFTEGIATSGLKG encoded by the coding sequence ATGGCTGAACAAATACAAGCGATGGAACAATCCCCTGTGCGTAAAGTCCGCAACCGTCGGAAAGGGCGAACCAACTGGTGGCATCTTTTCATCTACATCGTGCTGATTGCAGGCGCGATTGCGGCGGTGTTGCCCTTCTATTGGATGGTGGCTACATCGCTGATGACGTTGGGTGAAACCATCCAAAAAGCGTGGTGGCCGGATGTGCCGCAATGGCAAAACTACGTCGAGGCGTGGACGGAAGCTAAGTTCTCCAAGTATTTCTTGAACAGCGTCTTGATGACCGCCACCACTATGACGGGGGTGTTGGTCACATCCACGCTTGCGGGCTATGCCTTCGCGCGGATGAAGTTTCCCGGCCGTGATCTCATCTTCGGGATTTTGCTCAGCACGATGATGATTCCCGAATCGGTGGTGATGATTCCGAACTTCCTCATTGTGCGCGGCGATATTTTCCCCTTGCCTTTCGGGCCGTCCTGGTTGAACAGTCTGCAAGGGTTGAGCGTGCCATTTATGGCCAATGCGTTTAGCATCTTTTTGCTGCGCCAATTTTTCATCCAAATTCCCCACGAATTGTGGGATGCGGCGCGTATTGACGGGGCGGGGCATATACGCTTCTTGCTGCAAATCGTCTTGCCGATGAGCAAAGCCCCGTTGATGACCGTGGCGCTCTTCTCCTTCATCGGTTCGTGGAACGCCTTCTTGTGGCCGCTGCTGGTCACCACGACCGACCGCTGGCGCCCGCTGATGGTGGGCTTGTGGACCTTCGTCACAGAAGCCGGACCCGAAACACATTTGCTCATGGCCGGCGCAGTTATCACCATCATTCCCATTTTGGTGCTCTATTTCCTGACACAAAAGCAATTTACCGAGGGAATTGCAACCAGTGGTTTGAAAGGCTAA
- the rpmF gene encoding 50S ribosomal protein L32, with protein MGAVPKKKVSKARSSRRKAVWMRLDKPNLVECPHCRELMVPHHICRNCGYYRGVAYLEVEEGEA; from the coding sequence ATGGGCGCAGTTCCGAAGAAGAAAGTTTCAAAAGCACGTTCGAGCCGCCGCAAAGCCGTCTGGATGCGGTTGGATAAGCCGAACCTGGTGGAGTGCCCACACTGCCGCGAATTGATGGTGCCGCACCACATTTGCCGCAACTGTGGGTACTACCGCGGTGTGGCCTATCTTGAAGTGGAAGAGGGCGAAGCGTAA
- a CDS encoding carbohydrate ABC transporter permease has translation MAERPLTEQEVLARRKERIDWREAIEGYLFITPAVLLITVFGLFPIAYAFYMSLHRWRVRKGPLVGLDNYEKAIGDWQGALIFVVGFVLLYIAYRLWQSAFTEERTWVLLSKAGSALVVIAAWYAISFGWGRMLLEGDDRFLNALPITLYYSLGTVPAEIALGMILAYFLFQKIRGQEFFRMLYFLPYITPVVASAVVFRTIFSPRETSLANRFLQFMGLEPQKWLFESRPFLEVMFGIKLEGFWAGPSMALVSIILFGIWTYVGYNAVIFLAGLGSIPHELYEAAEIDGAGQWQLFRHITLPLLSPVTFYLALVAFIGTFKAFNHIFVMRTPSALGTVDVASIVIFDTFYKANQYGYATAQAILLFLIILALTMVQNRLLGERVFYG, from the coding sequence ATGGCAGAGCGGCCACTCACTGAGCAAGAAGTGCTAGCACGGCGCAAAGAGCGCATTGATTGGCGTGAAGCCATCGAAGGCTACCTTTTTATTACGCCCGCCGTGCTCCTTATCACCGTCTTTGGTCTTTTTCCTATCGCGTATGCGTTTTACATGAGTTTGCATCGTTGGCGTGTACGGAAAGGCCCCCTTGTTGGATTGGACAATTACGAAAAAGCCATTGGCGACTGGCAGGGGGCGCTTATTTTTGTGGTTGGTTTCGTGTTGCTGTATATCGCGTATCGGCTTTGGCAAAGCGCCTTCACCGAAGAACGCACATGGGTCTTGTTGAGCAAAGCGGGGAGCGCCCTGGTGGTGATTGCCGCATGGTATGCCATCTCGTTTGGGTGGGGGCGCATGTTGCTGGAAGGCGACGACCGCTTTTTGAATGCGTTGCCGATTACCCTCTACTACTCTTTGGGAACCGTACCGGCTGAAATCGCTTTGGGGATGATTCTGGCCTACTTCTTGTTCCAGAAAATCCGCGGGCAAGAATTTTTCCGCATGCTTTACTTCTTGCCCTACATTACCCCGGTTGTCGCTTCGGCTGTCGTGTTCCGCACCATTTTCAGCCCACGCGAAACATCGCTTGCCAACCGTTTCTTGCAGTTCATGGGACTGGAACCGCAAAAATGGCTCTTTGAATCACGCCCCTTCCTCGAAGTCATGTTTGGTATCAAGTTGGAAGGGTTTTGGGCTGGTCCGAGCATGGCCTTGGTCTCCATTATCCTGTTCGGTATTTGGACGTATGTGGGCTATAACGCGGTGATTTTCCTTGCCGGGTTGGGCTCCATTCCCCATGAATTGTATGAAGCCGCCGAGATTGACGGCGCAGGGCAATGGCAACTCTTCCGCCATATTACGTTGCCCTTGCTTTCACCAGTCACGTTCTATCTTGCGTTGGTGGCTTTTATTGGGACATTCAAGGCGTTCAACCACATTTTTGTGATGCGTACACCATCGGCATTGGGGACGGTGGACGTAGCGAGTATCGTCATTTTCGATACCTTCTACAAAGCCAACCAATATGGCTATGCCACCGCGCAAGCCATTCTGTTGTTCCTCATTATTTTGGCGTTGACAATGGTGCAGAATCGCTTGTTGGGCGAGAGGGTTTTCTATGGCTGA
- a CDS encoding YceD family protein: protein MIEFNVAGLLNEFIGATREYDIDEMLGVQEEGLVAVEPVQGHVKFTRTHDGILVQGGLDSVFEVQCVRCLELFHMPLHIDIEEIFHPRVDLRTGALIPVDPDEMDTLISEKNLLDLTEVVRQLFLLAMPHMPVCTASCRGLCPHCGQNLNHGQCTCHEDEIDPRWAMLRSLLDQDAESGA from the coding sequence ATGATAGAGTTTAATGTTGCCGGTTTGCTGAACGAGTTTATCGGAGCCACGCGCGAGTATGACATTGATGAAATGCTCGGCGTGCAGGAAGAAGGTTTGGTTGCCGTTGAGCCGGTGCAAGGGCATGTGAAATTCACGCGCACGCATGACGGCATTCTGGTGCAGGGCGGCCTCGATTCGGTCTTTGAAGTGCAGTGTGTGCGCTGCCTGGAACTGTTCCACATGCCGCTGCACATTGATATCGAAGAAATCTTCCACCCGCGCGTGGATTTGCGTACCGGGGCGCTCATCCCGGTTGACCCCGACGAGATGGATACGCTCATCTCGGAGAAGAACTTGCTCGACTTGACCGAGGTTGTGCGGCAACTCTTCCTGTTGGCCATGCCGCATATGCCGGTCTGCACGGCTTCGTGCCGCGGGTTGTGTCCGCATTGTGGGCAAAATCTCAACCATGGGCAGTGCACCTGCCACGAAGATGAGATTGACCCACGTTGGGCGATGCTTCGATCATTGTTGGATCAGGACGCCGAATCCGGCGCATAA
- a CDS encoding murein hydrolase activator EnvC family protein has product HGDNVYSLYSHNSAAFVQVGDRVQAGQPIGRQGDEGYSFGSHLHFEVHVGGPFTGNWRQPFTQGAFVDPTDWLPPR; this is encoded by the coding sequence ACCACGGCGACAACGTCTATTCGCTCTACAGCCACAACAGCGCCGCCTTCGTCCAGGTCGGCGACCGCGTCCAGGCGGGTCAGCCCATCGGCCGCCAGGGGGATGAAGGCTACTCGTTCGGCAGCCACCTGCATTTTGAGGTGCACGTCGGCGGTCCCTTCACCGGCAATTGGCGGCAGCCTTTCACCCAGGGCGCCTTTGTGGACCCCACCGACTGGTTGCCCCCGCGCTGA
- a CDS encoding CCA tRNA nucleotidyltransferase: MTIFQLSHPPQLEDVLALLRHEGVAAWLVGGYVRDALLNRPSHDADIVVAAEGLAWARRLADAFGGAFVPLDEENDVGRVVLRQPTGLFYVDVSGMRGGSIEADLTARDFTINALAVAVADGALVDVTGGYADLNRRVVRMVAPRTFEEDPLRLMRGVRMVATLGFVLDDATIQTMRAHAWRLPSVSAERVRDELLKIIAAPRAAMHVALLEQLGLLEHVLPEVAACRDVQQGPPHTLDVYGHMLAVLDALEGLWPWGARRDVWRRPWGRYRRPLDTYLHRAVAHEQPVWLLLKLTALLHDIGKPLTRTVGDDGRVHYYEHERVGSELAQARLQALRFPQKSVEWVGTVIRHHLRPLFLTRHPRVSRRALYRLFRDAGETTPAVALHSVADQLGKGGATITPALRRVVATIWRTAFTPDEAILNPRPPLTGHDLMALGIAPGPVMGRIIERLKEGVATGRVRTREDAERLALQLWLNWRPTPESDAE, from the coding sequence ATGACCATCTTTCAATTATCGCACCCACCACAACTGGAAGACGTCCTCGCCCTGTTGCGCCACGAAGGCGTTGCCGCCTGGCTGGTTGGCGGCTACGTGCGGGACGCCCTGCTCAACCGCCCTTCACACGACGCCGACATTGTCGTCGCCGCTGAGGGGCTGGCGTGGGCGCGGCGGTTGGCGGATGCGTTTGGGGGGGCGTTCGTGCCGCTGGACGAAGAAAACGACGTGGGGCGTGTGGTGTTGCGACAGCCGACGGGGCTGTTTTATGTGGACGTGTCAGGCATGCGCGGCGGTTCCATCGAAGCCGACTTGACCGCCCGCGACTTCACCATCAATGCGTTGGCGGTTGCGGTGGCGGACGGGGCGTTGGTGGATGTGACGGGGGGCTACGCCGACCTCAACCGCCGCGTGGTGCGGATGGTTGCCCCGCGCACGTTTGAGGAAGACCCCCTGCGGCTGATGCGCGGTGTGCGGATGGTGGCGACGTTGGGGTTTGTCTTGGACGATGCGACCATCCAGACCATGCGCGCCCATGCGTGGCGCTTGCCGTCGGTTTCGGCGGAGCGGGTGCGCGATGAACTGCTCAAAATCATAGCCGCGCCGCGTGCCGCCATGCATGTGGCATTGTTGGAGCAACTTGGCTTGCTTGAGCATGTTCTGCCGGAGGTCGCCGCCTGCCGCGATGTTCAGCAGGGTCCGCCGCACACGCTTGACGTGTACGGCCACATGCTGGCGGTGCTCGATGCGCTGGAAGGGTTGTGGCCCTGGGGCGCGCGCCGTGATGTGTGGCGTCGCCCGTGGGGGCGTTATCGCCGCCCGCTGGATACCTACCTGCATCGCGCTGTGGCGCACGAACAACCGGTTTGGCTGTTGCTCAAACTGACGGCGCTGTTGCATGATATCGGCAAGCCGCTGACTCGTACCGTCGGTGATGATGGTCGGGTTCACTACTACGAACATGAGCGTGTTGGCAGTGAACTGGCGCAAGCACGCTTGCAGGCGTTGCGCTTCCCACAAAAAAGCGTGGAATGGGTCGGTACCGTCATACGCCATCACCTTCGCCCCCTGTTCCTGACGCGGCATCCCCGTGTCAGCCGTCGGGCGCTTTATCGGCTCTTCCGCGATGCCGGAGAAACCACGCCGGCGGTGGCGTTGCACAGCGTGGCCGACCAGCTGGGCAAAGGCGGCGCGACCATCACGCCCGCATTGCGCCGCGTTGTGGCGACCATCTGGCGCACCGCCTTCACACCTGACGAAGCCATTCTCAACCCGCGCCCCCCGCTCACCGGGCATGATTTGATGGCGTTGGGCATTGCCCCCGGCCCGGTGATGGGGCGTATCATCGAGCGGCTCAAAGAAGGCGTGGCCACAGGGCGCGTTCGCACCCGTGAAGACGCCGAGCGGCTGGCGTTGCAATTGTGGCTAAATTGGCGCCCAACACCTGAATCTGATGCCGAATAA
- a CDS encoding DUF2270 domain-containing protein codes for MRQPTPPEQEPVWHYNGYALEGAQFLNAMVHFYRGEMERANVWRTRLDTTTNWAVVTTATMLSFVFSDVAHPHFLLLLSMVLVLLFLIIEARRYRYYELWSYRLRLMEMEFFAAMLVPPFRPDPRWATSLASSLQTPHFTITFWEAFGRRFRRQYQYILLILWLVWLLKLYLHPYPAPTWALFVERATLGIPGAWVLAGTSLLLWLLFTLGWWTSDAQRASGEILQRAHVPSPREMLHYLVDITSRQRALHVLRLDDRLVYVITTHGDEIADAILRELPRGVTRIEGRGMYTGQRRDVLLVAVSPRQVEKLKRLVYARDPHAFVIVQDVSEVVGLGFRKPSRAMT; via the coding sequence ATGCGGCAACCAACACCGCCTGAACAAGAACCCGTCTGGCATTACAACGGCTACGCGCTGGAAGGGGCGCAGTTCCTCAACGCCATGGTGCATTTTTACCGTGGCGAGATGGAGCGGGCGAACGTGTGGCGCACACGGTTGGACACCACAACAAACTGGGCGGTGGTCACCACGGCGACCATGCTTTCGTTCGTGTTTTCAGATGTGGCGCACCCTCACTTTTTGCTCTTGCTGAGCATGGTGCTGGTGTTGCTCTTTCTCATCATCGAGGCGCGCCGCTACCGCTATTACGAGTTGTGGAGTTATCGCCTGCGCCTGATGGAGATGGAGTTTTTTGCCGCGATGCTGGTGCCGCCCTTCCGCCCCGACCCGCGCTGGGCAACCTCGTTGGCTTCTTCTTTGCAGACGCCGCATTTCACAATCACATTTTGGGAAGCCTTTGGGCGGCGTTTTCGCCGTCAGTACCAGTATATTTTGCTGATTCTCTGGCTCGTCTGGTTGTTGAAACTCTATTTGCACCCCTACCCCGCCCCAACATGGGCGCTCTTCGTGGAACGCGCGACGCTGGGGATACCAGGCGCATGGGTTTTGGCGGGAACGTCGTTGCTGCTCTGGCTGTTGTTCACGCTTGGCTGGTGGACCAGCGACGCCCAGCGTGCCAGTGGGGAGATTCTTCAACGGGCGCATGTGCCTTCTCCGCGCGAGATGCTACACTATCTTGTTGACATAACAAGCCGACAACGCGCGTTGCACGTCCTGCGCCTGGACGACCGCCTGGTGTACGTGATTACCACGCATGGCGATGAGATTGCGGACGCCATTTTACGCGAACTGCCGCGCGGCGTGACGCGGATTGAAGGGCGCGGCATGTACACGGGGCAACGCCGCGATGTGTTGTTGGTGGCGGTCTCCCCCCGACAGGTTGAGAAACTCAAGCGACTGGTCTATGCACGCGACCCACACGCCTTTGTCATTGTGCAAGATGTCAGCGAAGTGGTGGGGCTGGGGTTCCGCAAGCCCTCGCGCGCGATGACGTAG
- a CDS encoding ABC transporter substrate-binding protein, translating into MIRKRMLLLTLVALFALLLAACGGGETSEPAEQPAEQTTTEQTTEETKQEEMQQEETQQEEAATEEEAMGEEDPWANVDPSGQTITFWHQHSRSREEALNEIVQQFNETNEWGITVVAEYQGSYGDIFQKMLGVLNTEDVPNLVVAYQNQAATYQLADGLIDMNPLVDSPKWGLTEEEKADFFESFFNQDVFPTFGGARLGFPPNRSMEVMYYNMDWLKELGYDAPPTTPEEFKEMACKASQQPFSKATAEGSRGYELSIDASRFASWTFAFGGDIYDYENNRYTYDSEAAIQAMEFLQSLFEEGCATIVTERFGDQTNFGAGTTLFTVGSSSGLPFYKSAVEEGANFEWSVAAIPHTTPDPVMNIYGASVSIPKSTPEKELAAWLFIKYYTSPEVQAKWAMASNYFPVRKSAAEALQDYFEQNPAYKTAFELLPYGKFEPPTPGYDFVRDLIEEKMAAIAEGAPVAETLAAANEEANQILQEQLEQLGE; encoded by the coding sequence ATGATTCGCAAACGTATGTTGTTGTTGACGTTGGTGGCGCTGTTTGCGCTGCTGCTGGCCGCCTGTGGTGGCGGTGAAACCAGCGAACCTGCTGAGCAGCCTGCTGAACAAACCACGACGGAGCAGACCACCGAAGAAACCAAGCAGGAAGAAATGCAGCAGGAAGAAACGCAGCAAGAAGAAGCTGCGACCGAGGAAGAAGCCATGGGTGAAGAAGACCCGTGGGCGAACGTGGACCCCTCGGGGCAGACGATTACGTTCTGGCACCAGCACTCGCGCAGCCGTGAAGAAGCCCTGAACGAAATCGTCCAGCAATTCAATGAAACCAACGAATGGGGCATCACGGTTGTGGCCGAGTACCAGGGTTCCTACGGCGACATCTTCCAGAAGATGCTCGGTGTGCTGAACACGGAAGATGTGCCCAACCTCGTGGTGGCGTATCAGAACCAGGCCGCGACCTACCAGCTGGCTGATGGTCTGATTGACATGAACCCGCTGGTGGATAGCCCGAAGTGGGGCTTGACCGAAGAAGAAAAGGCGGACTTCTTTGAATCCTTCTTCAACCAGGACGTGTTCCCGACCTTTGGCGGTGCGCGCCTGGGCTTCCCGCCGAACCGCTCCATGGAAGTGATGTACTACAACATGGACTGGCTCAAAGAACTGGGCTACGACGCCCCGCCGACCACCCCCGAAGAATTCAAGGAAATGGCTTGCAAGGCGTCGCAGCAGCCGTTTAGCAAAGCGACCGCCGAAGGCAGCCGTGGCTACGAATTGAGCATTGACGCTTCGCGCTTCGCGTCCTGGACCTTCGCTTTTGGTGGCGACATCTACGACTATGAAAACAACCGCTACACCTACGACAGCGAAGCCGCTATTCAGGCGATGGAATTCCTGCAAAGCCTCTTTGAAGAAGGCTGCGCCACAATTGTGACCGAGCGCTTTGGCGACCAGACCAACTTCGGTGCCGGTACGACGCTCTTCACGGTTGGCTCGAGCAGTGGTTTGCCCTTCTACAAGAGCGCGGTGGAAGAAGGCGCCAACTTTGAATGGAGTGTGGCCGCGATTCCGCACACAACGCCCGACCCGGTCATGAACATCTACGGTGCGAGCGTCAGCATTCCGAAGAGCACGCCCGAAAAGGAACTGGCCGCCTGGCTCTTCATCAAGTACTACACCAGCCCCGAAGTGCAGGCCAAGTGGGCGATGGCAAGCAACTACTTCCCGGTCCGCAAGAGCGCGGCCGAAGCGTTGCAGGACTACTTCGAGCAGAACCCGGCCTACAAGACCGCGTTCGAGCTGCTGCCCTACGGCAAGTTTGAACCGCCCACGCCCGGTTACGACTTCGTGCGTGACCTGATTGAAGAAAAGATGGCGGCGATTGCCGAAGGTGCTCCGGTGGCGGAAACGTTGGCGGCGGCTAACGAAGAAGCCAACCAGATTCTCCAGGAACAGCTGGAGCAATTGGGCGAATAA